The following coding sequences are from one Vulpes vulpes isolate BD-2025 chromosome 12, VulVul3, whole genome shotgun sequence window:
- the SH3GL2 gene encoding endophilin-A1 isoform X4, giving the protein MERKVDVTSRAVMEIMTKTIEYLQPNPASRAKLSMINTMSKIRGQEKGPGYPQAEALLAEAMLKFGRELGDDCNFGPALGEVGEAMRELSEVKDSLDMEVKQNFIDPLQNLHDKDLREIQHHLKKLEGRRLDFDYKKKRQGKIPDEELRQALEKFDESKEIAESSMFNLLEMDIEQVSQLSALVQAQLEYHKQAVQILQQVTVRLEERIRQASSQPRREYQPKPRMSLEFTTGDSTQPNGGLSHTGTPKPAGAPMDQPCCRALYDFEPENEGELGFKEGDIITLTNQIDENWYEGMLHGQSGFFPINYVEILVALPH; this is encoded by the exons CTTCCAGAGCTAAACTCAGCATGATCAACACCATGTCGAAAATCCGCGGCCAGGAGAAAGGACCAGGCTATCCACAGGCAGAAGCGCTGTTGGCAGAGGCCATGCTCAAGTTCGGAAGAGAGCTTGGAGATGATTGCAACTTTG GCCCAGCACTTGGTGAGGTGGGGGAGGCCATGCGAGAGCTCTCAGAGGTGAAAGACTCTCTGGACATGGAAGTGAAGCAGAACTTCATTGACCCCCTTCAGAACCTTCATGACAAAGATTTGAGAGAAATTCAG CATCATCTAAAGAAGTTGGAGGGTCGTCGCCTGGACTTTGATTATAAGAAGAAACGACAAGGCAAGATTCCAGATGAAGAGCTCCGTCAGGCTCTGGAGAAATTTGATGAATCTAAAGAAATTGCTGAGTCAAGCATGTTCAATCTCTTGGAGATGGAT ATTGAACAGGTGAGCCAACTGTCCGCGCTTGTCCAAGCCCAGCTGGAGTACCACAAGCAGGCCGTCCAGATCCTGCAGCAAGTCACCGTCAGACTGGAAGAAAG AATAAGACAAGCTTCATCTCAGCCTAGAAGGGAATATCAGCCTAAACCGCGAATGAGCCTGGAGTTTACAACTGGAGACAGTACTCAGCCCAACGGGGGCCTCTCCCACACGGGCACACCCAAACCTGCAG gtgccccaatggATCAGCCCTGCTGCCGAGCTCTGTACGACTTTGAACCTGAAAATGAAGGGGAGTTGGGTTTTAAAGAGGGTGATATCATCACACTCACTAACCAAATTGATGAGAACTGGTATGAGGGAATGCTACATGGCCAGTCAGGCTTCTTCCCCATCAACTATGTGGAGATTCTGGTTGCCCTGCCCCATTAG